AAGAACTGGGTTTAAAACACGTGGTTATCACCTCTGTAACAAGGGATGATTTGCCTGACGGCGGGGCCGGGCATTTTGCTGCTGTAATTAATGAACTACATAAGATTAAAGTGACAGTGGAAGTGCTGATTCCGGACTTTCAAGGGAAGGTAGAGGCCCTGCAATTGGTGGTGGATGCCAGGCCCCAAATTATCAATCATAATGTGGAAACGGTGCCCCACCTCTACCCCAAGGTGCGACCCAAAGCTGATTATTTGCGCTCATTGAAATTATTAGAAAGGGTAAAAGAAATGAACCCCCAGATTTTTACCAAATCGGGGATTATGTTGGGTTTAGGGGAAAAGACACAAGAGGTCATTGGGGTGATGAAAGATTTAAGGGGTGTAGGCTGCGATATCTTAACCATTGGACAGTATTTAGCTCCATCCAATAAACATCACCCGGTGGTGGAATATGTGCATCCGGAGGTGTTTGAGGAATACGGGGAAACAGCCTCTGATTTTGGTTTTAAACATGTGGTTTCCGGTCCGCTGGTAAGAAGTTCTTATCACGCCGACGCAGTAAAGAACAAGCCATTTTTCGAATAAGAAAAATGGCTTGTTCTTTAATATGTTTTTTTACCGGTCATTCTATTGCAACATTATATTATAAAAGCTATTATATGGTGGATGTATGAACACTCTGACAAGGGTTCCCCAAATCATTTATGTTAAGAGGAAGATTAAATGGAAATCTACTATATTGACAGAAAAACTGGCGAAAAGAAAAAAGAAGTGGTGGCCGGTGGCAGAATTATCAACTGGGTTTACAACACAGCAAGCGGGAAAACTCTCCTGGAGACTATTATTAAAAGAAAGTTACTTACGTCATTAATAGGACATTTCTATAACACTTCCTATAGCAAGAAAAAAATTGCAAAATTTATCCGTGATTTTAATATTGATATGTCTGAGGCTGCCTTAGAGCTTCCGGAGCAGTACAAAGATTTTAATGATTTCTTTACCCGTAAACTTAAAGAAGATGCCAGGCCAATAAGTAAAGATAAAAATCACCTGGTATCCCCGGCAGACGGCAGAATGCTGGCATATCAAAACATTGACATTCACCAGTTGATTCAAGTAAAAGGCCAATTTTATTCATTGGAAGAATTACTGCAGGACAGCCTCTTGGCCGGCCAATATCAAGGCGGTGTTTGTATTGTTGTGCGTTTAAACCCATCGGATTATCATCGTTTTCATTTCCCGGACAGCGGGATACCGGTGGCATCTAAAAGTATAAGGGGCAGCTACTATTCAGTAAATCCGCTGGCCTTAAATAAGATACCCCAGGTGTACTGCCGGAATTACAGGGAAGTAACAATATTCAAAACAGATAATTTTGGGGAAATAATCTATACGGAGGTGGGGGCCTCCTGTGTGGGTTCTATAGTGCAAACTTATAAACCGGGTAAACCTGTTGCCAAGGGCCAAGAAAAAGGGTATTTTAAGTTTGGTGGCTCCACTGTAATATTATTTGTCAAGCAGGGTGCCTTGCAAATAGATGACGATATCTTAAAAAACACGAAAAATGGCCTGGAAACCAAGGTCTTGATGGGGGAGAGGATAGGTATTACCACAGGGGCATATCTATGAAGTTAACTTTGGGCTCGCCATTGCAGATGGCCCCCTTTTTTTCATATTTTAGTGATTTCTTACTGGGCTAATACTTTAATAGGTGTTGTGGCACTATCGGTTATTGTAATGAATAAGCTGTAGGGATATTGAAATAAGTAATTTGTTGGGGTGAGGAAAAGTGAATAAATATCACAGGTATTCCGGCGTAATCCACGTTCACTCTAGATATTCCGACGGCTTATCCGATGTGCCTACCATTATTAAAGCAGCCCGGCAGGCAAATTGTGATTATTTGATTGTTTCCGACCATGATACTCTAAGACCGTTTTCTTGCCAAGGCTGGTATGACAAAACAATTTTGCTGGTTGGCGAAGAAATCACCGTAAAAGACAATGGGGGTCATTACCTGGCTTTGGGAATAAATACTGTAGTACCCCCCGGTGGTGATGCCCAGCAAACAATTGATGAAGTTGCAGACCAGGGAGGCATTGGGATTATCGCCCATCCTTTTAGTGAGAAAAGGGAGGATCGGTTTAAGCTAACGCCGGTTGAATGGCAGAATTGGGATGTTGTCGGGTTTAACGGCATGGAAATATGGAATTACAGCCACGATTGGATTGATAATTTTCGTTTTCCCATCAGTTTAATCCGTCCGGAAGTGTATATAGAAGGACCGCCGGCAGAGGTCTTTAAGAAGTGGGATAAGCTCTTGCAAAAAAGAAGGGTAGTGGGTATTGGCAGTGTAGATGCCCACGGTTATTTTTATTCTTACAGGCGGATGTTTAAAGCCTTGCGCACCCATTTGTTTTTAGAAGCGCCCCTATCATTTAAAAGTGCTTATTTTGAAAGGGATAAGTACTTAATATACCGGGCAATAAAAAGGGGCAACTGTTATTTTAGCTATGACCACCTTGCGCCTTCCGACGGCTTTATTTACTGGGCCCATAACGGCATCAGGCCTGTAATTATGGGCGATGTGATAAAGGGTGATAGGGGAGTAACCTTAAGGGTATCCATACCGGAGCGGGCTTTAGTGCGTATTATAAATAGGGGCCGGGTGGTGGCCAGCGCCGATAATACTCAAACTCTAAAGAAAAAAGTATATAAGACCGGAGCATACAGGGTGGAGGTGCTGTTAAACACCTATAAAGGGGTAAGAAAGGCTTACAGACCGTGGATTTATAGCAACCCCATATATGTAAAAGCCTCTGCCTAGGAGGTTTTTACCACAAATTAAAAAATATTTAATAGGGCGTGATTGTCACGCCCTTAAACTATCTATCACCTCTTGTATTTCATCTAACAATAAATTTTTATCTTTTGGTAATACCGCCCTTGTGGGAAGGTAGTTCCAAGGGTGCATGCTGGTAAATAAGGTGGGTGTGGATAAATTTACATGCTCAATCATTAACTTTAACTCTTCCAATATTTCCATTGGGGTTAATGGATGAA
This genomic interval from Desulfofalx alkaliphila DSM 12257 contains the following:
- a CDS encoding PHP domain-containing protein, whose product is MNKYHRYSGVIHVHSRYSDGLSDVPTIIKAARQANCDYLIVSDHDTLRPFSCQGWYDKTILLVGEEITVKDNGGHYLALGINTVVPPGGDAQQTIDEVADQGGIGIIAHPFSEKREDRFKLTPVEWQNWDVVGFNGMEIWNYSHDWIDNFRFPISLIRPEVYIEGPPAEVFKKWDKLLQKRRVVGIGSVDAHGYFYSYRRMFKALRTHLFLEAPLSFKSAYFERDKYLIYRAIKRGNCYFSYDHLAPSDGFIYWAHNGIRPVIMGDVIKGDRGVTLRVSIPERALVRIINRGRVVASADNTQTLKKKVYKTGAYRVEVLLNTYKGVRKAYRPWIYSNPIYVKASA
- a CDS encoding phosphatidylserine decarboxylase, encoding MEIYYIDRKTGEKKKEVVAGGRIINWVYNTASGKTLLETIIKRKLLTSLIGHFYNTSYSKKKIAKFIRDFNIDMSEAALELPEQYKDFNDFFTRKLKEDARPISKDKNHLVSPADGRMLAYQNIDIHQLIQVKGQFYSLEELLQDSLLAGQYQGGVCIVVRLNPSDYHRFHFPDSGIPVASKSIRGSYYSVNPLALNKIPQVYCRNYREVTIFKTDNFGEIIYTEVGASCVGSIVQTYKPGKPVAKGQEKGYFKFGGSTVILFVKQGALQIDDDILKNTKNGLETKVLMGERIGITTGAYL
- the lipA gene encoding lipoyl synthase, coding for MTKRKPEWLKIQLKGAERQLGVKKMLNRLSLHTVCEEANCPNKIECFGRKTATFMILGSICTRNCTFCNVTKGRPRDVDPLEPAHVLDAVKELGLKHVVITSVTRDDLPDGGAGHFAAVINELHKIKVTVEVLIPDFQGKVEALQLVVDARPQIINHNVETVPHLYPKVRPKADYLRSLKLLERVKEMNPQIFTKSGIMLGLGEKTQEVIGVMKDLRGVGCDILTIGQYLAPSNKHHPVVEYVHPEVFEEYGETASDFGFKHVVSGPLVRSSYHADAVKNKPFFE